A single genomic interval of Halictus rubicundus isolate RS-2024b unplaced genomic scaffold, iyHalRubi1_principal scaffold1099, whole genome shotgun sequence harbors:
- the LOC143364873 gene encoding uncharacterized protein LOC143364873: MGDLKTLLRQQIDNFRVVERALDNFKKIGKRNLTAATVRNRMARLNDSFAECKLLHKELAAVATEDEQSSLDYFIQDRFLELHEIYLNTSDFMADALSTWDPKDPDHPVAETAAEATELPSSADGNRLPTLNLPQFSGAVSEWESFRDRFQAMVIKRRGLSNVSRFQYLLSCVTGEASDLVTNIAITDAGFTSAWSILVETYENSRLLVTAHLNILYDLPQVRSESADQLRSLRNKANLTINALKNLGRPVDTWDDLLVFFVTKKLDSKSRKAWELHLGNTTQCPTFSELDTFLNSRVRALRIIAQSTSVAASRPPESSGAKSSRVRATSLHGAAVTKGVCALCKANHTLGQCSSFKGKSAAQRFDFVKESNRCVNCLSPHHPTRKCTSSYNCTVCNKRHHSLLHFDDASTSSPNIENNVTALVASCSVPRITASQQILLATAWIELRSSSGRSEKIRALLDQGSVVSIISENLSQRLRLPRSRVAVSITGIGNNAVACHSTTTFTVASCKTDAVYSLTAYVLRSLSNYIPARATTDYRLSHIRDLTLADENPFSSDPIELIIGADHYGLLLLDGLRKGKVNEPTAQNTTLGWILSGPVPSLTSSAPAALANFHCNVSANLDTEFRRFWEVEELPIVTRLSPAELKCEDHFQRTHSRTSNGQYVVRLPFIEGPPINIGSSLSAATTMFKRQENRLERNSEHSAEYSNFLAEYEALGHMVDITESLPILTNQAVYIPHHAVIREHSATTRIRVVFNASAKTGNGTSLNDHLLIGPKLQTDLAAVILRWRRYRYVFTADIAKMYRQILVDPRDADYQRILWRSSPAAPLQHFRLLTVTYGTSPAPFLALRVLQQLARDEGSKYPLALPVLRDQIYVDDCVFGADDPHLARQTREQVAALLKEGCFTLRKWASNDPALIADIDPTDHGLAVNKPLSPDDNLTVLGIIWNLETDSFRFEVTITPVIPNTKREILSTIAKIYDPLGWVTPVVIVAKILMQRLWLQKCGWDDAIPSELRETWTTYCTQLPLLRSMSLPRWTGCGAHNRQYELHGFADASQNAYAAVVYSRVTTENGNIVVSLLAAKSKVAPLKSLSIPRLELCGVLLLCRLMTFIRTSLGESQCDVHCWTDSTITLAWINQPASRWKTFVANRVADIQQLLPQCQWHHVRSEENPADCASREMTVPQFLNHSLWWNGPMWLHSPKTSWPCAVPRFDATTLLEERAPATLHVATAPDQWDLASRFSSWPKLLRVTAYLLRFASKLRSPLPLSRSLALAKDGHSATFSETSALLPDEIRKARTFWLKYIQRAVHPIEVRSLQQRLPVPQ; encoded by the coding sequence ATGGGTGACCTCAAGACACTGCTTCGACAACAAATCGACAACTTTCGTGTCGTTGAGCGTGCCCTCGACAATTTTAAAAAGATCGGAAAAAGGAATCTAACTGCCGCTACTGTTCGCAATCGAATGGCACGATTGAACGATTCTTTTGCCGAATGCAAACTTCTGCATAAGGAACTCGCCGCTGTGGCCACGGAGGACGAGCAGTCCAGCCTCGATTATTTCATCCAGGATCGTTTCTTGGAGTTACACGAGATTTACCTGAATACATCAGACTTCATGGCGGACGCGCTATCTACCTGGGACCCGAAGGATCCCGACCATCCCGTAGCAGAAACTGCCGCCGAAGCAACGGAGCTACCATCAAGTGCAGATGGGAATCGCCTGCCCACCCTCAATCTTCCGCAATTTTCGGGAGCCGTCAGTGAGTGGGAAAGCTTTCGAGATCGCTTCCAAGCTATGGTCATCAAACGCCGAGGTCTGTCCAATGTATcacgtttccaatatttattgtcGTGCGTAACGGGAGAAGCGAGTGATCTCGTCACAAATATCGCGATTACCGATGCCGGATTCACCAGCGCATGGAGTATTCTTGTCGAGACTTATGAAAATTCGCGTCTACTTGTTACCGCACATCTAAATATTTTGTATGACCTTCCACAAGTTCGGTCAGAGTCGGCCGATCAACTTCGAAGCCTTCGCAACAAAGCCAATCTAACGATCAATGCGTTAAAAAACCTCGGCCGTCCTGTTGACACGTGGGATGATTTGCTTGTTTTCTTTGTCACGAAAAAATTAGATTCTAAGTCGCGGAAGGCTTGGGAGTTGCATCTCGGTAATACTACGCAGTGTCCGACATTTAGTGAACTCGATACGTTCCTGAACTCCCGAGTGCGCGCATTGCGAATTATCGCGCAGTCTACTTCGGTAGCGGCATCGCGACCACCTGAGTCGTCCGGAGCAAAATCGAGTCGTGTTCGTGCCACGTCGTTACACGGCGCCGCTGTTACAAAAGGCGTGTGTGCATTATGCAAAGCAAATCATACTCTCGGTCAATGCTCTTCCTTCAAAGGCAAATCTGCAGCACAACGGTTCGATTTTGTGAAAGAAAGTAACCGATGTGTTAATTGTTTAAGTCCACATCATCCAACGAGAAAGTGTACCAGTTCATATAACTGTACCGTTTGTAACAAGCGACATCATTCCTTGTTACACTTCGACGACGCGTCTACGTCATCGCCAAATATCGAAAACAACGTCACCGCCCTCGTCGCGTCGTGCTCCGTTCCTCGCATTACCGCGTCGCAACAAATATTGCTCGCGACGGCATGGATCGAACTGCGATCCTCATCGGGCCGTTCCGAGAAAATTCGCGCCCTGCTGGATCAAGGTTCAGTCGTTTCAATAATCTCCGAAAACTTGTCTCAACGGTTACGACTTCCACGTTCTCGCGTTGCAGTGAGTATCACCGGAATCGGGAACAATGCGGTGGCGTGTCACTCGACAACAACATTTACCGTCGCATCCTGCAAGACCGATGCGGTCTACTCCCTCACCGCCTACGTCTTAAGATCCTTGTCCAATTACATCCCTGCTCGCGCGACTACCGACTATCGGCTCTCGCACATTCGAGATCTAACATTGGCGGACGAGAACCCCTTCAGCTCTGACCCAATAGAACTAATTATTGGTGCCGATCACTATGGGTTACTTCTGTTGGATGGGTTACGAAAAGGGAAAGTAAACGAGCCTACGGCTCAAAATACAACCTTAGGCTGGATCCTCTCCGGTCCGGTTCCCTCATTAACATCCAGCGCTCCCGCCGCCCTCGCGAACTTCCACTGTAACGTTTCGGCGAATTTAGACACTGAATTTCGACGATTTTGGGAAGTCGAGGAGTTGCCGATTGTTACGCGTCTCTCCCCCGCCGAACTAAAATGCGAGGATCATTTTCAACGCACGCATTCTCGAACTTCGAACGGACAGTATGTCGTTCGTTTGCCATTTATCGAAGGGCCTCCCATTAATATCGGGTCTTCACTTTCCGCGGCAACGACAATGTTTAAAAGGCAGGAGAATCGTTTGGAACGAAACTCAGAGCACTCCGCGGAATATTCGAACTTCTTAGCCGAATATGAGGCACTCGGACATATGGTCGATATCACTGAATCGTTACCGATCCTGACGAATCAAGCCGTGTATATTCCACATCACGCGGTCATTCGTGAGCACAGCGCTACCACCCGGATTCGCGTGGTATTTAACGCATCTGCGAAAACCGGAAATGGAACCTCGTTAAATGATCACCTATTGATCGGGCCCAAATTACAAACGGATTTAGCCGCTGTCATTCTACGATGGCGCCGGTATCGCTATGTTTTCACTGCCGACATTGCCAAAATGTACAGGCAAATACTCGTCGATCCCAGAGACGCTGATTATCAACGGATTCTGTGGCGATCCTCTCCCGCAGCTCCGCTTCAACATTTCCGACTCTTGACCGTCACGTACGGTACTTCTCCCGCACCCTTTCTCGCGTTGCGTGTATTACAACAACTCGCGAGGGACGAAGGGTCGAAATATCCTCTCGCGCTACCAGTTCTTCGCGATCAAATTTACGTGGATGACTGCGTGTTCGGCGCGGACGATCCGCACTTAGCGAGACAAACTCGCGAACAAGTCGCCGCGTTGTTAAAAGAAGGATGTTTTACATTGCGGAAATGGGCAAGTAATGACCCTGCATTAATTGCGGATATTGATCCCACGGATCACGGTCTCGCTGTCAATAAGCCGCTGTCACCCGACGACAATTTGACGGTCCTCGGAATAATTTGGAATCTTGAAACAGATTCTTTTCGTTTCGAGGTTACAATTACTCCTGTTATTCCGAATACCAAACGGGAAATCCTCTCAACTATCGCGAAAATTTATGACCCACTTGGATGGGTCACTCCTGTCGtcatcgtggccaaaattctaaTGCAACGCTTATGGTTGCAAAAGTGCGGTTGGGATGACGCAATTCCTAGCGAGCTCCGCGAAACATGGACAACGTATTGTACCCAGCTTCCTCTTCTCCGTTCTATGAGTCTACCACGGTGGACCGGATGTGGAGCTCACAATCGCCAATATGAGTTGCATGGTTTCGCAGACGCTTCTCAAAACGCCTATGCGGCTGTGGTATACTCTCGCGTTACCACGGAAAATGGCAATATTGTCGTTTCTCTGCTCGCGGCCAAATCTAAGGTAGCTCCGCTCAAGTCCCTATCCATTCCGCGACTTGAGCTATGCGGAGTTTTGTTGCTGTGTCGTTTAATGACATTCATACGCACATCGCTTGGGGAAAGTCAATGCGATGTGCATTGCTGGACCGATTCCACGATCACCCTTGCTTGGATAAATCAGCCTGCATCTCGCTGGAAAACTTTCGTCGCAAACCGCGTCGCAGACATTCAGCAACTCTTGCCGCAATGTCAATGGCACCACGTACGGTCCGAGGAAAACCCTGCCGACTGCGCTTCGCGCGAAATGACTGTCCCGCAATTTTTGAACCACTCATTATGGTGGAATGGCCCGATGTGGCTCCACTCACCCAAGACCTCGTGGCCTTGTGCCGTGCCTCGTTTCGATGCCACGACGTTGTTAGAGGAACGAGCGCCGGCCACCCTCCACGTTGCCACTGCTCCCGATCAATGGGATTTAGCATCGCGATTTTCCAGCTGGCCCAAGTTACTCCGCGTGACAGCGTATCTGTTACGTTTTGCCTCAAAACTTCGATCACCTCTTCCGCTCTCGCGATCATTGGCCTTAGCAAAGGACGGGCACTCGGCAACGTTTTCCGAGACGAGCGCTCTGCTCCCGGACGAAATTCGGAAAGCGCGAACGTTCTGGCTGAAGTACATTCAACGAGCGGTACATCCAATCGAAGTACGGAGTCTACAACAACGGCTGCCGGTCCCGCAATGA
- the LOC143364871 gene encoding uncharacterized protein LOC143364871 yields MGNLPSVRVTRAERAFLHCGVDYAGPIPVRTTAGRGHKATKAYIALFVCMTTRAVHIELVGSYTTAAFLACYDRFSSRRGLPVAMYSDNGTTFQGADKEVTAAFRAATRDPKLRNILATDQVAWHFIPPSAPHFGGLWEAGIRSLKHHLKRVIGATTLTFEELTTVLCQIEACMNSRPIAPSSDNIDDYTALTPGHFLIGSAITTVPSPTLLDVRDSRLTRWQLLKKLYESIWKAWSTDYLHSLQQRTKWRTASHLAKVGRIVLLRNALAPPCKWELARIIKCHPGADGVTRVVTVKTSQSEYKRPIVKLCFLPVDINEELSGEAKRVPES; encoded by the coding sequence ATGGGAAATCTTCCGTCGGTACGCGTGACTCGTGCCGAACGAGCGTTTCTGCATTGCGGCGTGGATTATGCGGGCCCTATACCGGTCCGAACAACCGCCGGACGCGGACACAAGGCGACGAAAGCATATATTGCGTTATTCGTCTGCATGACAACTCGTGCCGTGCACATCGAATTAGTGGGGTCGTACACCACCGCTGCGTTTTTGGCGTGTTACGATAGGTTCAGCTCGCGTCGCGGTTTGCCGGTCGCCATGTATAGCGATAACGGAACGACCTTTCAGGGCGCCGATAAGGAAGTGACCGCGGCTTTCCGAGCCGCGACACGAGACCCAAAGTTGCGGAACATACTCGCGACGGATCAAGTCGCATGGCATTTCATTCCCCCTTCCGccccgcatttcggcggactaTGGGAAGCCGGTATTCGCAGTTTAAAGCATCATTTGAAACGAGTAATCGGCGCGACCACTCTCACCTTTGAAGAACTGACCACGGTGTTATGTCAAATCGAAGCCTGTATGAATTCCCGGCCGATCGCCCCGTCGTCGGACAATATCGACGACTATACCGCGCTCACGCCAGGGCACTTTCTTATCGGCTCCGCGATTACTACAGTGCCATCCCCCACGTTGTTGGACGTGCGGGACTCGCGATTGACTAGGTGGcagctattaaaaaaattgtacgaaagtaTCTGGAAGGCGTGGTCCACTGATTACCTCCACTCGTTACAACAACGCACAAAATGGCGCACCGCGAGTCACCTCGCGAAGGTGGGTCGAATTGTTCTTCTTCGAAACGCCCTCGCACCCCCATGCAAGTGGGAACTCGCGCGGATAATTAAATGTCATCCCGGAGCGGACGGTGTTACTCGCGTCGTTACCGTTAAGACCTCACAGTCTGAATACAAACGTCCGATCGTgaaactctgtttccttcccgtTGATATCAATGAGGAGCTCTCTGGCGAAGCAAAAAGGGTGCCCGAGTCGTAG
- the LOC143364872 gene encoding uncharacterized protein LOC143364872, whose product MEEGPGTSNISPQKRNPSGKFVGSSQKMMVVNVYKHLLTENPTMKYKPMVKELSIKTGIGITTIEKTIAEYKRSGNVTSPNRKRPRVKIFNKLSEDDLLLIRKKVHDFWLRREIPNLQKILDAVNSDPDLPSFSRSSLYRTLKQLDFKYMVRKRNSALIEKDYIVGWRQKYIEQIRQYRLEGRKIYFLDETWINAGDCKRKLWVDTTITSPKNAAQRGLSTGIPDPSGKGKRLIILHIGSSDGFLPGGLLCFQSKKDSTDYHNEMNGDTFSTWFKNILPTLPEKSVIVMDNAPYHSVKMEKYPTLSWKKQDIVTWLTEKGEQVQPHFLKGLLLTLVEKYKRPEGSNYLIDEIAKEFGHAVLRLPPYHCELNPIEMAWAQLKSFIRDRNTTYKLADVEKLVHEAIDNITAETWKNLIKHTIEIEKKFHQLDSITDEILDEGDPWTPEEPDVSDHNNESDVIENE is encoded by the exons ATGGAGGAAGGTCCAGGAACATCCAACATTTCTCCACAGAAAAGAAATCCATCGGGAAAG TTCGTCGGATCGTCGCAGAAGATGATGGTCGTCAATGtatataaacatttattaaCTGAAAATCCGACGATGAAATACAAACCGATGGTAAAGGAGTTATCCATTAAAACCGGAATTGGAATAACAACCATAGAAAAAACAATTGCAGAATACAAGCGCAGTGGCAACGTAACATCGCCAAATAGAAAGAGACCGcgcgtgaaaatttttaataagttATCCGAGGATGATTTACTTTTGATTCGGAAAAAAGTTCATGATTTTTGGCTGCGTCGGGAAATCCCgaatttacaaaaaatattagacgCAGTGAACAGCGATCCGGATCTCCCGTCCTTTAGCAGGTCGTCATTATACCGGACATTAAAACAGCTGGACTTTAAGTATATGGTCCGTAAGCGCAATAGCGCATTAATCGAAAAAGATTATATTGTCGGTTGGCGGCAAAAATATATCGAACAGATTCGCCAATATCGATTGGAAGGGCGGAAAATCTATTTTCTGGACGAAACGTGGATAAATGCTGGCGACTGCAAAAGAAAACTTTGGGTGGACACGACGATCACCTCCCCTAAGAACGCAGCACAAAGGGGACTATCCACAGGTATACCTGATCCCTCTGGCAAGGGAAAACGTTTAATTATCCTGCACATTGGGTCGTCGGACGGTTTTCTACCTGGAGGTTTACTTTGCTTCCAATCGAAGAAAGATTCCACCGATTACCACAACGAAATGAACGGCGATACCTTTTCCACGtggttcaaaaatattttgccaACATTACCAGAAAAGTCCGTGATTGTGATGGACAACGCACCATACCACAgtgtaaaaatggaaaaatatccaACTTTAAGTTGGAAAAAACAAGACATTGTAACGTGGCTGACAGAAAAGGGCGAACAGGTGCAACCCCATTTTTTAAAGGGGCTGTTACTCACCCTCGTCGAAAAATATAAGCGCCCGGAGGGCAGTAACTATTTAATTGATGAAATTGCAAAAGAATTCGGACACGCTGTGTTACGCCTTCCGCCGTACCACTGCGAATTGAATCCAATTGAAATGGCATGGGCCCAATTAAAATCATTCATAAGAGATAGAAATACAACGTATAAATTGGCCGATGTCGAAAAATTAGTACACGAGGCAATAGATAATATCACAGCAGAAACTTGGAAGAATTTGATTAAACACACaatagaaatagaaaagaaatttcATCAATTAGATAGCATTACTGACGAGATATTAGACGAGGGTGATCCCTGGACGCCTGAAGAGCCGGATGTTTCCGATCATAATAATGAATCAGATGTAATAGAGAATGAATAG